A single genomic interval of Lepisosteus oculatus isolate fLepOcu1 chromosome 12, fLepOcu1.hap2, whole genome shotgun sequence harbors:
- the grap2a gene encoding GRB2-related adaptor protein 2: MEATGKFDFNATAEDELSFRKGDILKILATQDDWFRAELHGHEGFVPRNYIERRVPSWYQEDARRLSAEETLMSREVGTFLIRGSQSSPGDFSISVRHETDVQHFKVMKDGKGSYFLWSEKFPSLNKLVEYYKTNSISKQKQIFLRDGSRDEPPFPPHMQTKRGSHEERGHPLAGFGGLPNPGAHRRPSDIPSQQIKRSSLDDRVHAPHSGMGSSGTCGPPRRPSEPLPPVQSSVFRVKALYDFMAEESDELGFRTGDIIEVLDRSDPSWWRGRLRGQTGLFPSNYIVPL; the protein is encoded by the exons atCTTAGCGACTCAAGATGACTGGTTCAGAGCCGAGCTTCACGGTCATGAAGGCTTTGTGCCCAGAAACTACATAGAGAGACGAGTGCCCAG ctggTACCAGGAGGATGCCCGGCGCCTGTCTGCGGAGGAGACCCTGATGTCCCGGGAGGTGGGCACCTTCCTGATCCGCGGCAGCCAGAGCTCTCCGGGGGATTTCTCAATCTCCGTCAG GCACGAGACGGACGTGCAGCACTTCAAGGTGATGAAGGACGGGAAGGGCAGCTACTTCCTCTGGTCGGAGAAGTTCCCCTCCCTCAACAAGCTGGTGGAGTACTACAAGACCAACTCCATCTCCAAGCAGAagcagatcttcctgcgggacGGGTCCCGGGACGAGCCGCCCTTCCCCCCACACATGCAG ACCAAGAGGGGCAGTCACGAGGAGAGAGGCCACCCCTTAGCTGGTTTCGGGGGTCTTCCTAATCCAGGAGCCCATCGCAGGCCTTCCGACATCCCCTCCCAACAG ATAAAGCGGAGCAGCCTGGATGACCGGGTGCACGCCCCACACTCGGGCATGGGCAGCTCCGGAACCTGTGGCCCGCCTCGACGCCCGTCCGAGCCCCTGCCCCCCGTACAG AGCTCAGTGTTCAGGGTGAAGGCACTATACGACTTCATGGCAGAAGAGAGCGACGAACTCGGCTTCCGCACCGGCGACATCATTGAGGTTCTGGACCGCTCGGACCCCTCCTGGTGGCGGGGGAGGCTGCGTGGGCAAACAGGCCTCTTCCCCTCTAACTACATCGTACCACTCTGA